One segment of Brassica napus cultivar Da-Ae chromosome C3, Da-Ae, whole genome shotgun sequence DNA contains the following:
- the LOC106360080 gene encoding anther-specific protein BCP1: MGRQNVFVVFSLVFLAVLGLAAAASSPSPSSSPSKAPSTPTTDVEAPVSEDTIGTTDDDAAASPGDGDVAVAGPLGSDSSYGSIAPSGPAADSGAAALGVSAVVVGVTSIAGSFLFL, from the coding sequence ATGGGTCGCCAAAACGTTTTCGTAGTGTTTAGCCTCGTGTTCTTGGCCGTTCTTGGCCTCGCCGCAGCTGCCTCCTCTCCATCTCCTTCATCGTCACCCTCCAAAGCTCCTTCTACTCCCACAACCGATGTCGAAGCACCAGTGTCCGAGGACACCATTGGAACCACCGACGACGATGCAGCTGCTTCTCCTGGTGATGGTGACGTGGCTGTGGCTGGTCCTCTTGGAAGTGACTCCTCATACGGTAGTATTGCACCTTCAGGCCCAGCTGCTGACAGCGGTGCGGCGGCTCTTGGTGTCTCTGCGGTCGTCGTTGGTGTTACATCCATCGCCGGTTCTTTCTTGTTTCTCTGA
- the LOC111208243 gene encoding protein JINGUBANG-like, with amino-acid sequence MRVISWLFDSELSSRRRRTPKSPTHLDSTDSATSSSLSEATGSTSLHSSLSLQTLPSVPSLQKIPSETLAVAVSHSVTSSFKLRERSLPVTCLAVNGGYIFAVSGHEVSIYDRAMCAHLDTFNGQDPFSGSVKSVGFYGEKIFTAHQDGKIGVWKLTAKNGYKQLTTLPTLNDRLRRFALPKNYVHVRRHKKRLWIEHADAVTALAVNNGFIYSVSWDKTLKIWRASDLRCQESIKAHDDAVNAVAVSTNGTVYTGSADRRIRVWAKPADSKRYKLVATLEKHKSAVNALALNEDGSVLFSGSCDRSILVWEREDSSSYMAVSGALRGHDKAILSLINVSDLLLSGSADRTVRIWRRGTDGCYSCLEVLSGHTKPVKSLAAVKDSELDGVVSIVSGSLDGEVKCWKVSVTKPDNLVYTDLIA; translated from the coding sequence ATGCGGGTTATCTCATGGCTGTTCGATTCAGAACTTTCTTCCCGGAGAAGACGAACACCAAAATCTCCGACGCATTTGGATTCCACCGACAGCGCCACGTCATCGTCGCTCAGCGAAGCCACCGGCTCTACCAGCCTCCACAGCAGCCTCTCTCTCCAGACGCTCCCTTCCGTTCCCTCTCTCCAGAAAATCCCCTCCGAGACTCTCGCCGTCGCCGTCTCCCACTCCGTTACCTCCTCTTTCAAACTCCGGGAACGGAGTCTCCCCGTCACTTGTCTCGCCGTCAACGGCGGTTATATCTTCGCGGTCTCCGGACACGAAGTCAGCATCTACGACCGCGCCATGTGTGCTCATCTCGACACTTTCAACGGCCAGGATCCTTTCTCAGGATCCGTCAAGTCTGTCGGATTCTACGGTGAGAAAATCTTTACTGCTCATCAGGACGGTAAAATCGGAGTTTGGAAATTAACCGCCAAAAACGGTTACAAACAGTTAACGACTCTGCCCACGTTAAACGACCGTTTGCGACGTTTCGCTCTTCCTAAAAACTACGTTCACGTTCGCCGTCACAAAAAACGTCTCTGGATCGAACACGCTGACGCCGTTACCGCTCTCGCCGTTAATAACGGGTTCATTTACTCCGTTTCTTGGGACAAGACCTTGAAGATATGGAGAGCCTCCGATCTTCGTTGCCAGGAATCTATCAAAGCGCACGATGACGCCGTTAACGCCGTCGCCGTTTCTACTAACGGCACCGTTTACACTGGATCCGCGGATAGACGTATCCGGGTTTGGGCGAAACCCGCAGATTCGAAACGGTACAAGTTAGTTGCGACTTTGGAAAAGCACAAGTCGGCGGTTAATGCTCTGGCATTAAATGAGGATGGTTCGGTTTTGTTCTCCGGTTCGTGTGACCGGTCAATTTTGGTTTGGGAGAGAGAGGACAGTTCCAGTTACATGGCGGTGAGTGGCGCTTTGAGGGGACACGATAAAGCAATACTGAGCTTGATTAACGTCTCCGATTTGCTTCTAAGTGGATCTGCTGATCGGACGGTCAGGATTTGGCGGCGCGGAACAGATGGTTGTTATAGTTGCTTGGAGGTGCTTTCCGGTCACACGAAGCCGGTTAAGTCGCTTGCAGCGGTTAAAGATTCGGAGTTAGACGGTGTCGTTTCAATCGTTAGTGGAAGTCTTGACGGGGAGGTTAAGTGTTGGAAGGTCTCCGTCACCAAACCGGATAATTTAGTTTACACGGATCTCAttgcataa